The following are encoded together in the Strongyloides ratti genome assembly S_ratti_ED321, chromosome : 2 genome:
- a CDS encoding MIP20649p: MLKLLLYIGVFSILIYSQEEWRAPDPPTSIKTKATTNTITLWWEPPESYNQFLVRGYTISYGIGTPSRKIVLEGLHINSFTIENLKPNTTYVIVMTAYNEADEEDSDKVFLTETTDVENKIDNDMIYNYLKVPQITDVIPLKNGIIELKWDDTNNINSMKNYFIRYNIYGNDDEEEVITINKNILIDNLEPGTKYEFKVKVKDSDGNESDFSEKKSVVTLDKIISIDTESFECNFEKGNECKFVTDGECPLKWKNINSKEPDSYYPSPRFGDISQDSFHYMILEASSDPYDTFGRLSSPYYQLIHDNNFCLTLWIYVTPSSHGSFTIFMKSYESKEHDIIYKERFEKMLISHWSKLSLDIKKSHSIFKIIVEGQKSVTSEKFMIAIDDFSIISGHCENTWNGDTNIINDKSMFYF; this comes from the exons atgttaaaattattactgtATATTGGAGTATTTTCTATTTTGATTTATTCACAAGAAG aatGGAGAGCTCCTGATCCACCAACATCAATTAAGACAAAAGCAACTACTAATACGATAACATTATGGTGGGAACCACCAGAATCTTATAATCAATTTTTAGTAAGAGGATATACTATATCATATGGTATTGGAACTCCATCAAGAAAGATTGTTCTTGAAGGTCTCCATATCAATTCATTTACCATTGAAAATTTAa aacCTAATACAACTTATGTTATTGTAATGACAGCATACAATGAAGCTGATGAAGAAGATAgtgataaagtttttttaacagAAACTACTGAtgtagaaaataaaattgataatgacatgatatataattatttaaaagtaccCCAAATAACTGATGTTATTCCATTAAAAAATGGTATCATTGAATTGAAATGGGAtgatacaaataatataaattcaatgaaaaattattttataagatataatatttatggaAATGATGATGAGGAAGAagtaataacaataaataaaaatattttaattgataatttagAACCAGGAACAAAATATGaatttaaagtaaaagtTAAAGATTCAGATGGTAATGAGTCAGATTTTAGTGAAAAAAAATCTGTAGTTAcattagataaaattatatcaattgATACAGAATCATTTGAAtgtaattttgaaaaagGAAATGAATGTAAATTTGTTACTGATGGAGAGTGTCCTCTTAAatggaaaaatataaattcaaAAGAACCTGATAGTTATTATCCATCACCTAGATTTGGAGATATATCTCAAGATTCATTTCATTATATGATTTTAGAAGCATCATCAGATCCATATGATACATTTGGAAGATTATCCTCCCCATACTATCAATTAATtcatgataataatttttgtttaacatTATGGATTTATGTAACACCATCATCTCATGGAagttttacaatttttatgaaatcATATGAATCAAAAGAAcatgatataatatataaagaaagatttgaaaaaatgttaatatctCATTGGTCAAAATTAAgtttagatataaaaaaatctcATTCCATTTTCAAG ataATTGTTGAAGGACAAAAATCTGTTACAAgtgaaaaatttatgatagCTATAGAtgatttttctattatatcaGGTCATTGTGAAAATACCTGGAATGGTGATACAAacattataaatgataaaagtatgttttatttttaa
- a CDS encoding Aminoacyl-tRNA synthetase, class Ia domain and Leucine-tRNA ligase family and Valyl/Leucyl/Isoleucyl-tRNA synthetase, editing domain and Aminoacyl-tRNA synthetase, class 1a, anticodon-binding domain and Rossmann-like alpha/beta/alpha sandwich fold domain-containing protein: protein MKLLFKYRNVILNQTRCTSSYLTWPLTGVNELSGNLKNLEKHWKDLSTTKFKSKDSMAPTKYILSMFPYPSGTLHMGHMRVYTISDVLARYYSLNGYSILHPMGWDAFGLPAENAAIERGIDPSKWTYDNINIMKNQLIRTGVCFNWDREIFTCDPSFYKWTQWIFLKLSEKGLVKRAVSEVNWDPIDKTVLAAEQIDSEGRSWRSGAIAEKKKLRQWVIETTKYAKRLKDGLDIIKEDWKDVADIQANWIGICDVYRFTLPLKNDNEGVLDETLDLRIKNPLDLEKGQFIIIGKNHPLVKEYGKEKVDKYYVLDDVKTINILNGKEMPIVVENIEEKDNHKEMFMDSRLGGVKLSNEDKEISQLLNLPLPSVQIRNLVLSDVQEIASFSGYGGYLTSRKLKDWVVSRQRKWGTPIPMLLSADNTKDIRRVPYENLPIKSSDQGKEMIIDESKWIIENDTLDTFFDSSWYYLRYLDVKNDRLPVSYDETVKSMPIDVYVGGIEHAAVHMFFARFISYFLKDIEIINCNEPFKNLVPQGVVRGRTFINPNNGKYLKKENVIKKDEKFYDKSSGNEVISIYEKMSKSKNNGIDPLDILDRDGIDLARLQLLVAAAPKSPINWDDGDVKGIKRWLDRLASLTNNYILARKKDIPFDVNKMNNKLEKELKSSYNFYIRNVTIALEDLHLHNTAIAKMIGLINVLKKVDPKAIEHSLEFERCLFSLIIMLQIFAPHTSQELWSAITKVPAINQNHWNLKEDVRGQRWPEIDKDAIIDVLVMACNINCGRAFASRLDIENLNDEDVFATTKSLWHVELFNELEEDGHKIKNFNLKRKDGRFYIINLDFESNTKEEDIRKILDNLLKKRNAALLEAKLLKKNKKN from the exons atgaaattattattcaaatatagaaatgttattttaaatcaaacTAGGTGTACTTCATCTTATTTAACATGGCCTTTAACGGGAGTAAATGAATTGTCaggtaatttaaaaaatcttgaAAAACATTGGAAAGATTTATCAACAACTAAGTTTAAATCTAAAGATTCAATGGCTCCAACAAAATACATTCTTTCAATGTTTCCATATCCATCAGGAACTTTACATATGGGTCATATGAGAGTATACACAATATCAGATGTCTTGGCTCGttattattcattaaatGGATATTCTATTCTTCATCCAATGGGTTGGGATGCTTTTGGATTACCAGCTGAGAATGCTGCCATTGAAAGGGGTATTGATCCATCAAAATGGacttatgataatattaatattatgaaaaatcaattaataaGAACTGGAGTATGTTTTAATTGGGATAGAGAAATTTTTACCTGTGATCCTTCATTCTACAAATGGACACAAtggatatttttaaaactttctGAAAAAGGTTTAGTTAAAAGAGCTGTTAGTGAAGTTAATTGGGATCCTATTGATAAGACTGTACTGGCTGCTGAACAAATTGATAGTGAAGGTAGAAGTTGGAGGAGTGGTGCTATTgctgagaaaaaaaaattaagacaATGGGTTATTGAAACAACAAAATATGCcaaa agatTAAAAGATGGTttagatattataaaagaagacTGGAAGGATGTTGCTGATATTCAAGCTAATTGGATAGGTATATGTGATGTTTATAGATTTACTTTaccattaaaaaatgataatgaagGAGTATTAGATGAAACATTAGAtttaagaattaaaaatccacttgatttagaaaaaggacaatttataattattggAAAAAATCATCCATTGGTTAAAGAATATGGAAAAGAAAAAGtagataaatattatgttttaGATGAtgtaaaaacaataaatattcttaatgGTAAGGAAATGCCAATAGTTGTTGAAAATATTGAAGAGAAAGATAATCATAAAGAAATGTTTATGGATTCACGTCTTGGAGGtgtaaaattatcaaatgaaGACAAAGAAATAAGtcaacttttaaatttaccaCTTCCTTCAGTACAAATAAGAAATTTGGTATTAAGTGATGTCCAAGAAATTGCCTCTTTTAGTGGTTATGGTGGTTATTTAACATCAAGGAAATTAAAAGATTGGGTTGTTTCAAGGCAAAGAAAATGGGGTACACCAATTCCTATGCTATTGTCAGCTGATAATACTAAAGATATTCGAAGAGTACCTTATGAAAATCTTCCTATTAAAAGTTCTGATCAGGGAAAAGAAATGATAATTGATGAAAGTAAATGGATCATTGAAAATGATACTTTAGATACTTTCTTTGATAGTAGTTGGTATTATTTAAGATATCTTGATGTTAAGAATGATCGTCTTCCTGTATCTTATGATGAGACAGTTAAAAGTATGCCAATTGATGTATATGTTGGTGGTATAGAACATGCTGCTGTTCATATGTTTTTTGCTAGAtttattagttattttttaaaagatattgaaattattaattgtaatGAACCTTTTAAAAATCTTGTACCTCAAGGTGTTGTAAGAGGTAGAACTTTTATTAATCCTAATAAtggtaaatatttaaaaaaagaaaatgttattaaaaaagatgaaaaattttatgataaatcaTCGGGTAATGAAGTGATAAGTATTTATGAGAAGATGtctaaaagtaaaaataatggtATTGATCCATTAGATATTCTTGATAGAGATGGTATTGATTTGGCAAGACTTCAATTATTAGTAGCTGCTGCTCCAAAAAGTCCTATCAATTGGGATGATGGTGATGTAAAAGGAATTAAACGATGGCTTGATCGTTTAGCATCTCTtactaataattatattttagctagaaaaaaagatattccATTTGATGTAAATAAGATGAATAACAAACTTGAGAAAGAACTTAAAAgttcatataatttttatattagaaaTGTAACTATTGCTTTAGAAGATTTACATTTACACAATACTGCCATAGCAAAAATGATTggtttaataaatgttttaaaaaaagttgatcCTAAAGCTATAGAACATAGTCTTGAATTTGAGCGttgtttattttcattaataataatgctTCAAATTTTTGCTCCACATACAAGTCAAGAGTTATGGAGTGCTATAACTAAAGTTCCAGCAATAAATCAAAATCATTGGAATTTGAAGGAAGATGTTAGAGGACAAAGATGGCCAGAAATTGATAAAGATGCAATAATAGATGTTCTTGTTATGGCatgtaatattaattgtGGTAGAGCATTTGCTTCAAGATTAGACATCGAAAATTTGAATGATGAGGATGTCTTTGCGACAACCAAAAGTCTTTGGCATGTTGAgttatttaatgaattagAAGAAGATGGTcataagattaaaaattttaacttaaaaagaaaagatggaagattttatataattaatcttGATTTTGAAAGTAATACAAAAGAAGAagatattagaaaaattttagataatCTTTTAAAGAAACGTAATGCTGCTTTATTAGAAgctaaacttttaaaaaaaaataaaaaaaattaa